Within Pseudomonadota bacterium, the genomic segment GGCGCAACGAGATGGCGGCAGAAGCGCTGTCGCGAGCGCTCGCGCTCGACCCCACGCCGGACACAGCCGTCAATCTCTTTCACGTCTACATGGCCATGGGTTCGTTCGAGCGCATCAAAGCGTTCCTGACCGAGCAACAGGATCTGTGGCGCCCGCAGGATCTGGCCGAGATCAACCTCCGTCTCGAGGCATTCAAGGCGTCGCGACAGTAGGCTGCCGACTGCACCGCTGCCCACGCCGATGTGTCTATTGGCGCTGGGTCGGCGGGTCTCGATCTGCGGCTGCACCACGGCACAGGCCGCGGTGAGGCCATCAATCTTTCCAGAAAATCCGCTCCGCCTCTCGGCGCACCACGATGAGGGTGTTCTCGAGCGCGTCCTCGAACGTCTCTCCCATCTTCAGCATGAGGTCGCCGAAAGACAGGTAGACCCGACCGTCTTCCGCCACGAGGAGCAATCCCTGCCCGCCATGCTCAGCGACAGGCGAGAGGCGCACCCCCAGCTGGTTCTCCCAGTCTTGAATGACATCATACTCTCCCAGAGCGGCATCGTCCGGATTGAACACCAGCTCGTCGGCACGCATCAGTGACCCCGGTGCTATGGGGGGCGGCGTGATTGTGAGCAGTCCGAAGTTCTCCAGTATGCGAATCGCCTCCGGCACCATGGTCCACCCATCGTCGGTGAGCGCTTTCACAATGTGTTTCATCGACACCCTACGCGTCGGGTACCAACCGGCCCCGTCGAGTACTTTCGTAACGAAATCAGAGAACATGACCGATTCCTCCATTCACAGTTTGGGATGATACTTGAGGCCGAGCTCGCTCAATACGGGAGCGCAGCCGCTGCAGGGCTTGTGCGCGGATGCGTGACTCGGGGAGTTCACCCCGCGTACCTTTGCCGTCTGGACGTGCCCACCCTTCAGCGCGGTGCGGGCCTGGCGAACCGTGGTGATGGCTTTGCCGCTCGCCTTCTCGGCCCCTCGTAGCGCTTCGCTCACGGCCTCCATCTCGGCGCAGTGGCCTCCGTAGATGTTGCGGTATTCCCGCGTCAGCTGGTCCACGACCGGATGGCGCGGGCTGGTGTATGACGATCGCCCCGTAAAAGTGGCGCCTTTCGCGGTCTCGATCGAGGCCACCGTCTTTGGGCGATTGCCTTTGGGAAGGGTGGCGCGGGCCGTGTCCGCTAGCGCCTCGATGTTCACCCGGCTTCGTGGGCTGGCCAGGTCTTCGAGGGGCGCGGTGAGAATCGCGTCAGCCCGCGTGTAGGCTCGGCTCACCGCCTGCCCGACCGGCGTGTTACAGGCTGCCTGGCAGGTCTTTCCCACCGCCTTCATGCCCTGAGAGACCATCGGTGCGTATCGCGCCAGCGCGGGAACTCTCGCCACGGCTGCGGTTACGTTGGCCGTGGTGACGAAGGAAGCCTTGCGC encodes:
- a CDS encoding tetratricopeptide repeat protein — protein: MIDVSDDAVIRGEDLIESGDLDGAYALTMGVTQHQPENARAFNNLGVICHLQGRNEMAAEALSRALALDPTPDTAVNLFHVYMAMGSFERIKAFLTEQQDLWRPQDLAEINLRLEAFKASRQ